The following are encoded in a window of Candidatus Microthrix parvicella Bio17-1 genomic DNA:
- a CDS encoding glucosaminidase domain-containing protein → MAVTVVVLLSVGAAVQPAGASPRQDPGATDTTITPAVTEPPAATTTVATATDPAATAPQPTDIGAAATTPTTAAATATGDGAAAVTVASSSDQPALLQQAVDKANREVAGLADQLTAAEEADVQAREAAAKRDQDLEAERVQEEGLAKKARSQADEARVEGDKLAKSLKNADEVRVGASEGWMTTVGKLRTFSVAAYVANSAPPGLPTLEEADSLAASRRREFLRSSGRAHVTRTREAEAEVAEAETTVADLAKARSAKVDEEQRQLEIESGHLGKAEAVTDERSSAEQAELTRRQSAAEQRLQVRKDLERANTIAKQFTGLSLDQTTAINGEPLLTGEDLSRWFTADGRKANTTVSIQELTNLYVEEGRSEGIRADIAFAQSILETGSFGYPSYGQVKGTDNNFAGIGACDSCTNGFGFPDARTGVRAQMQLLKIYANPGLTAAQFANPKVRWDPEKLGVRGCCPTWKDLAGVWASNTDYFSQIQTVWNEIVTWVVKDYVLS, encoded by the coding sequence TTGGCCGTCACCGTCGTGGTGTTGTTGTCGGTGGGTGCGGCCGTCCAGCCTGCGGGTGCTTCGCCGCGTCAGGACCCCGGGGCCACGGACACCACCATCACGCCTGCGGTGACCGAACCACCGGCCGCCACAACCACCGTGGCCACCGCAACCGACCCCGCGGCGACCGCCCCCCAACCGACCGACATCGGCGCCGCTGCGACGACGCCCACCACCGCTGCGGCCACGGCCACCGGCGATGGGGCCGCAGCGGTCACGGTGGCGTCGTCCTCTGACCAGCCGGCGCTGCTGCAACAGGCGGTCGACAAAGCCAACCGTGAGGTTGCCGGCCTGGCGGACCAGCTCACCGCTGCCGAGGAGGCCGACGTGCAGGCCCGGGAGGCCGCCGCCAAACGTGATCAGGACTTGGAGGCCGAGCGGGTCCAAGAGGAGGGCCTGGCCAAGAAGGCCCGCTCCCAGGCGGACGAAGCCCGCGTCGAGGGCGACAAGCTGGCCAAGTCGTTGAAGAACGCCGATGAGGTGCGGGTGGGAGCCAGCGAGGGTTGGATGACGACGGTCGGCAAGCTCCGCACCTTCTCCGTTGCCGCCTACGTGGCCAACAGTGCGCCGCCCGGCCTGCCGACGCTCGAAGAGGCCGACTCCCTCGCAGCATCCCGTCGGCGCGAGTTCCTGCGCAGCTCAGGCAGGGCACACGTGACGCGAACCAGGGAGGCCGAGGCCGAAGTTGCCGAGGCCGAGACCACGGTGGCGGACCTGGCCAAAGCCCGCTCGGCCAAGGTGGATGAGGAACAGCGGCAGTTGGAGATCGAATCGGGCCATCTGGGTAAGGCCGAGGCGGTGACCGACGAGCGTTCTTCGGCCGAGCAGGCCGAGCTGACCCGGCGCCAGAGCGCTGCCGAGCAGCGGCTGCAGGTGCGTAAGGATCTGGAGCGGGCCAATACCATTGCCAAGCAGTTCACCGGGTTGTCGCTGGACCAGACCACGGCCATCAACGGCGAGCCGCTGCTGACCGGCGAGGACCTGTCCCGTTGGTTCACCGCCGACGGACGCAAGGCGAACACCACCGTGTCGATCCAGGAGCTGACCAACCTGTACGTGGAGGAGGGCCGTAGCGAAGGCATTCGGGCCGATATCGCCTTTGCCCAGTCCATCCTGGAGACCGGTTCGTTCGGCTATCCCAGCTACGGCCAGGTCAAGGGCACCGACAACAACTTCGCTGGGATCGGCGCCTGCGACTCGTGTACCAACGGGTTTGGTTTCCCGGATGCCCGCACCGGCGTGCGTGCGCAGATGCAGCTGCTGAAGATCTACGCCAATCCGGGCCTTACCGCAGCGCAGTTCGCCAACCCGAAGGTGCGGTGGGATCCGGAGAAGTTGGGCGTCCGCGGGTGTTGTCCCACCTGGAAGGACCTGGCCGGGGTGTGGGCCTCCAACACCGACTACTTCTCACAGATCCAAACGGTGTGGAACGAGATCGTCACCTGGGTGGTCAAGGACTACGTCCTGTCCTGA